Proteins from a single region of Acidianus ambivalens:
- a CDS encoding DUF488 domain-containing protein: MIKIKRVYDPIEKDDGLRVLVDRLWPRGIGKNKVDLWLKDLAPSDELRKRYGHDASKWDEFKRKYFEELDANPKMSILLQLIRKGENITLLYASKSPYNNAIALKEYLEKKILKE; the protein is encoded by the coding sequence ATGATTAAGATAAAGAGGGTTTACGATCCAATAGAGAAAGATGACGGACTAAGAGTCTTAGTGGATAGATTATGGCCAAGAGGAATTGGCAAAAATAAGGTGGATTTATGGCTTAAAGATTTAGCACCCAGTGATGAGTTACGAAAACGGTACGGTCATGATGCCAGTAAATGGGATGAGTTCAAAAGGAAATATTTTGAGGAACTAGATGCTAATCCAAAGATGAGTATTTTATTACAATTAATTAGAAAGGGCGAAAATATTACCTTACTTTACGCCTCCAAATCACCGTATAATAATGCAATTGCGTTAAAGGAGTATCTAGAGAAAAAGATATTAAAAGAATAG
- a CDS encoding AMP-binding enzyme, whose amino-acid sequence MITDRGTAIIYGRSDSTIKRKGVRMGTLDIYKVVESIPEVQNSMAIEAYDNLILYVVLKGNLTLDESLKQKIKDKMRQELGPYFIPNYIIQVPDIPLTLNFKKLEVPVKKILMGWDINKAVRIDSISNLDAFYTLMELSKPVIEEIKRKKNVNFY is encoded by the coding sequence ATGATAACAGATAGGGGTACTGCAATAATCTACGGTAGATCTGATTCCACGATAAAAAGGAAAGGAGTTAGAATGGGTACCTTAGATATATACAAGGTAGTTGAATCAATTCCAGAAGTTCAGAATAGCATGGCAATCGAAGCTTATGATAACCTTATATTATATGTGGTACTTAAGGGAAATTTAACTCTTGACGAATCACTTAAACAAAAGATTAAAGATAAAATGAGACAAGAATTAGGCCCCTATTTCATACCAAACTACATTATACAAGTTCCAGATATACCTTTAACGTTAAACTTTAAGAAACTTGAAGTTCCAGTTAAGAAAATATTAATGGGGTGGGATATTAATAAAGCAGTGAGAATAGACTCGATCTCTAATCTTGATGCCTTCTATACGCTTATGGAACTATCTAAGCCAGTAATTGAAGAAATTAAAAGAAAAAAGAATGTGAACTTTTATTAA
- a CDS encoding MFS transporter: MFRKLLLSRALRSVGLVFISIASPLYLKEIGFSPLLIGLTFSGTFAYTAIMSVSLGMLGDRKGYKKSLIIAEGISTLGVLLLLISPSSLITALGIIFAGITGGVSGLRGLFSPGLTALVVSNWRDETERVKKMGALASVSSISSMGGSLMLSLTNYLPFGKIGNYKFLFFLSFLMLLTSLLLIVPIREERRPPKGSKIMRKSSLKYLIKVITANSIGSLGVGMSVPFLSLFFSLYYHAKNTEIGEVFTLNFALSSLGSYLATKIRGNILNFASFTRIINGLTITLIALSPWFTLSAVIFALRGLSMGFGSPNRTVVNVRGISSEDYGTASSLQSLASRIANMSSGLGGYLMDLSVPLPLEIGGILQALSGVLYLKLFNEKYSS; the protein is encoded by the coding sequence ATGTTCAGAAAATTGCTACTCTCCAGAGCTTTAAGGAGCGTGGGATTAGTGTTTATCTCTATAGCTTCACCGCTTTACCTAAAGGAAATAGGATTCTCACCCTTATTAATAGGTTTGACCTTTTCTGGTACTTTCGCTTATACTGCAATAATGTCAGTATCCTTAGGAATGTTGGGGGATAGAAAAGGATATAAGAAATCATTAATAATAGCTGAAGGAATCTCAACGTTAGGGGTTTTACTTCTCTTAATATCACCCTCTTCCTTGATAACGGCTCTAGGAATAATATTTGCCGGAATAACCGGAGGAGTTTCTGGATTAAGAGGTCTATTCTCTCCCGGTCTAACAGCACTAGTAGTATCTAACTGGAGAGACGAAACTGAGAGAGTTAAGAAAATGGGAGCTTTAGCCTCAGTTTCATCCATATCATCAATGGGAGGAAGCTTAATGCTTTCCTTAACTAACTACTTACCCTTTGGGAAAATAGGTAATTACAAGTTCCTCTTCTTCCTCTCATTCTTAATGCTTCTTACTTCTCTTCTCTTAATAGTTCCAATAAGGGAAGAGAGAAGACCTCCTAAGGGTTCGAAAATAATGAGGAAGAGTAGCCTAAAATACCTAATTAAAGTAATTACTGCAAACTCTATAGGCTCGTTAGGTGTAGGTATGAGTGTTCCCTTCTTATCCCTATTTTTCTCACTATACTACCACGCTAAAAATACGGAAATAGGAGAAGTGTTTACACTCAACTTCGCCTTATCATCCTTAGGCTCATATTTAGCTACGAAAATTAGGGGAAACATACTTAATTTCGCTTCTTTTACTAGAATAATAAATGGGCTTACCATAACCCTTATAGCATTATCTCCATGGTTCACCCTTTCAGCAGTCATATTCGCATTAAGGGGACTTAGTATGGGATTTGGCTCACCTAATAGGACAGTGGTTAACGTTAGGGGGATATCTTCAGAAGATTACGGTACTGCTTCAAGCCTTCAGTCCTTAGCGTCGAGAATAGCTAACATGAGCTCTGGGTTAGGAGGGTATTTAATGGATCTAAGTGTACCTTTGCCATTAGAGATAGGAGGGATCCTTCAGGCCCTGAGCGGAGTACTTTACTTAAAGCTATTCAACGAGAAATATAGCAGTTAA
- a CDS encoding helix-turn-helix domain-containing protein, with product MLKSPFEVTILIEDHPCEVMGVISSTGLKATVDNVKLGDNTTDHIVLFEKEVQKDDLIKLKSHSIKVLKFNDSKVWVKTKGCSVCKILYSSNVIVEKIKVIKERTLLYTLLVPNTIAFKEFLANLTSQRIKFTVLSIYEISSNDLTDRQMEILKLAYKMGYFDDDRRVTLTELAKQLGISTPTLEEIMRRALRKVVKYYLDKVG from the coding sequence ATGTTAAAATCACCGTTCGAAGTAACAATCTTGATTGAAGATCACCCTTGTGAGGTTATGGGAGTAATATCTAGTACTGGGCTTAAAGCAACTGTTGACAACGTTAAACTCGGGGATAATACAACTGATCACATAGTCCTTTTCGAAAAAGAGGTCCAAAAAGATGATCTAATTAAACTTAAGTCCCATAGTATCAAAGTCTTAAAGTTTAATGATAGCAAAGTATGGGTTAAAACTAAGGGATGCTCAGTATGTAAGATTCTCTATTCTTCAAATGTTATCGTAGAGAAAATAAAAGTAATAAAAGAGAGAACATTACTCTATACGCTTTTGGTCCCTAATACGATAGCCTTTAAGGAGTTTCTAGCTAATCTTACTAGTCAAAGGATAAAGTTTACAGTCTTAAGCATCTATGAAATAAGCAGTAACGACTTAACTGATAGACAAATGGAAATATTGAAACTTGCATACAAGATGGGTTATTTTGATGATGATAGGAGAGTAACTTTAACTGAATTAGCAAAGCAATTGGGAATATCAACTCCGACTTTGGAGGAAATTATGAGGAGAGCGTTAAGGAAAGTCGTCAAGTATTATTTAGATAAAGTAGGGTAA
- a CDS encoding RNA-guided endonuclease InsQ/TnpB family protein, with protein sequence MSDVGLRFRAYADEQTLRALKAQLRLACEVYNTLRWADIYFHERDGKGLTKTELRQLALDLRKQDKQYQHLYSQTLQQIADRFYDARQRFFEGLAHFPKEKKAHKWYSLVYPQSGWKVMKVREIRTKSKKNKKKVMTLQLSNLGIFNVVVHRDFPLDKVKRVVVKLSPSGRLYITFVVDQEYPQLPKTNKVVAVDVGVEKLLTTSDGEYVPNIRPYEKALNKMKRLHKALSRKKFLSHNWFKAKIKLARAYEHLKNPRIDMCMKLGKYFAEHYDVLVMEDIHVKQLVGKSLRRLRMRLHDVAFHELRSVMEYQVGKYGKEIRFVNPAFTSMICARCGYVKKDLTLADRVFVCPSCGWTVDRDYNASLNILSRSGSERPLVPVELRPLPLASLGYEAGSHVR encoded by the coding sequence ATGTCTGACGTAGGGTTACGCTTTAGAGCTTACGCTGACGAACAAACATTGAGGGCGTTAAAAGCCCAATTGAGGTTAGCGTGTGAAGTGTACAACACCCTACGTTGGGCAGACATCTATTTTCATGAGAGAGACGGAAAAGGACTCACTAAGACGGAGTTGAGACAACTAGCTCTCGATCTAAGAAAACAGGATAAACAATATCAACATCTATATTCCCAAACACTACAACAGATCGCAGACAGATTCTACGACGCTAGACAGAGGTTCTTCGAAGGGTTAGCACACTTCCCCAAGGAAAAGAAAGCACACAAGTGGTACTCACTAGTATACCCTCAGTCAGGTTGGAAAGTCATGAAGGTGAGAGAAATAAGGACGAAAAGCAAGAAGAACAAGAAGAAGGTAATGACGCTTCAGCTTTCAAACCTAGGTATCTTCAACGTCGTTGTTCATAGGGATTTCCCGCTAGACAAGGTAAAGAGAGTAGTAGTCAAGCTGTCACCTTCAGGCAGATTGTACATCACTTTCGTTGTGGATCAAGAGTATCCTCAACTCCCCAAGACAAACAAAGTTGTTGCTGTGGACGTTGGTGTAGAGAAACTTCTCACTACCTCTGACGGGGAATACGTGCCAAACATAAGGCCTTACGAGAAGGCACTCAACAAGATGAAGAGGCTTCATAAAGCTCTTTCAAGGAAGAAGTTCTTGTCACACAACTGGTTTAAGGCAAAGATTAAGCTTGCAAGGGCTTATGAGCACTTGAAGAACCCGAGGATTGATATGTGCATGAAACTGGGGAAGTATTTTGCTGAGCATTATGATGTTCTCGTAATGGAGGATATTCATGTTAAGCAACTTGTGGGTAAGTCTCTCAGAAGGCTGAGGATGAGGTTACACGATGTTGCTTTTCATGAGCTTAGGAGTGTCATGGAATATCAAGTTGGGAAGTATGGTAAGGAGATTCGTTTTGTTAATCCTGCTTTTACTTCAATGATCTGTGCTAGGTGCGGTTACGTTAAGAAGGACTTGACTTTGGCTGATCGTGTGTTTGTCTGTCCTTCCTGCGGTTGGACTGTAGACCGTGATTATAATGCTTCTCTTAATATTCTGAGTAGATCGGGGTCGGAACGACCCTTAGTGCCTGTGGAGCTGAGACCTCTACCTTTGGCAAGCCTCGGCTATGAAGCAGGAAGCCACGTCCGTTAG
- a CDS encoding nitrate reductase subunit alpha: protein MTWQKFENKGREWEEFYRQRWAYAKAIRSTHGVNCTGSCSWLIYVKDGIIITEMQALDYPTINEEIPPYEPRGCPRGASFSWYEYAPHRIKHPYIRKQLLKLWREELEKTKDPIKAWENIVEDPEKVKLYKENRGKGGFVRISWDEVEELVSAALIYTIKKYGPDRIAGFTPIPAMSMVSYAAGTRFLSLIGGVIMSFYDWYADLPIASPQVWGEQTDVPESADWFNSTYIIDWGTNIPQTRTPDAHFLSEVRYRGTKVVAISPDYAEYVKFADLWLHPKPGTDGALALAMAHVIAKEFHVDRQVKYFTEYLKKYTDAPFLVILEQQNGRVIPGRFLRASDIIENVINGEWKLVVYDTLKGRFVIPHGSIGFRWSDEKKWNLKLQDSLTGENIEPALTFLGIEDQRMMISLTRLDEKGFIEREIPVKLVKLANGKQICVTTVFDLLLANLGIKRGDLKGYPTSYDDDKPYTPAWQEKITGVPRDLVIQVAREFAKNAEDTNGKSMILVGAGVNHWFNSDLIYRAIITILMLIGAIGVNGGGWAHYVGQEKVRPFEGWQTIAFARDWMPATRFQNTTTWIYIHSDQWKYGSLTLDKLTPNNTLYKHPADYIVLAVKRGWTPFYPQFDKNPLNLSPENVIDKISSGEVGFAITDPDNPINFPRILFIWRANLLFSSGKGSEYILKHLLGTHNSVSNTEDAKDKMTEITWREPTPIGKLDLIVDLNFRMDSSALYSDIVLPAATWYEKYDISSTDMHTFVHPFQPAIDPPWEARNDWDIFVNLAKKFSEMASRYLNGKHKDVVYLPLFHDTPDEISQSLIEEELDPPYISAHLASKIIPKRNFGNLIVIERDYTKVYEMMISLGPLIRDKELLYVGIPVNYRKEYEELKEELGEIDDRPDIKEAKKVAEVILRLSGATNGEVSVKEYKQLEVKTGLNFSDLYEGISEIKIKFDDIIASPKRVIDSPIESGIVKGERTYNPFTFNIEYEVPWRTLSGRQHFYLDHPIIRELGEQLPIYAPPLEYNKVIKDKDTLVLRYLTPHGKWQIHSTFMDNLRMLTLFRGGPVIWLNEEDARSVGIKDNEWVEVFNENGVTVVRAVVSNRIPRGTAIMYHAQERTVYINESRLRGIIGGSHNAVTMVHIKPTWLIGGYAQFSYALNYYGAVGTQRDTIVAVRRWRT, encoded by the coding sequence ATGACATGGCAAAAATTTGAAAATAAAGGACGTGAATGGGAAGAGTTTTACAGGCAAAGATGGGCTTATGCAAAGGCAATTAGATCTACACATGGCGTTAACTGTACGGGGTCTTGCAGTTGGCTGATATATGTAAAAGATGGTATTATAATTACAGAAATGCAAGCACTAGATTATCCTACTATAAATGAGGAAATTCCACCTTATGAACCTAGAGGATGTCCTAGAGGAGCCAGCTTTTCCTGGTATGAATATGCACCTCATAGAATAAAACATCCTTACATTCGTAAGCAACTACTTAAGTTATGGAGAGAAGAATTAGAGAAGACAAAAGATCCTATCAAAGCTTGGGAAAATATAGTCGAAGATCCGGAAAAGGTCAAGCTCTATAAGGAGAATAGAGGTAAAGGTGGATTCGTTAGAATTAGTTGGGATGAAGTCGAGGAGTTAGTTTCTGCTGCGTTAATATATACGATTAAAAAATACGGACCAGATAGGATTGCTGGTTTTACACCAATACCTGCCATGTCAATGGTTAGTTATGCTGCAGGAACTAGATTTTTATCATTAATAGGAGGAGTAATAATGAGTTTCTATGACTGGTATGCGGATTTACCTATAGCTTCTCCTCAAGTATGGGGTGAACAAACTGATGTTCCAGAAAGTGCTGATTGGTTTAACTCTACCTATATAATAGATTGGGGCACTAACATTCCTCAAACAAGAACACCAGATGCTCATTTTCTCTCCGAAGTAAGATATAGAGGAACTAAGGTAGTTGCGATTTCTCCGGATTATGCGGAATATGTAAAATTTGCAGACTTATGGCTACATCCTAAACCTGGTACTGACGGAGCACTAGCTTTAGCTATGGCGCATGTAATAGCTAAAGAGTTCCATGTTGATAGGCAAGTGAAGTACTTTACAGAATATTTAAAGAAGTATACCGATGCTCCATTTTTAGTAATCTTGGAACAACAAAATGGAAGAGTTATACCTGGAAGATTTCTTAGAGCATCTGATATTATTGAAAACGTAATAAATGGAGAATGGAAGTTAGTAGTATATGATACATTAAAGGGAAGATTCGTAATTCCACATGGATCTATAGGGTTTAGATGGTCAGACGAAAAGAAATGGAATCTAAAACTACAAGATAGCTTAACGGGAGAAAATATAGAACCAGCTTTAACATTTCTAGGGATAGAAGATCAAAGGATGATGATATCTCTCACTAGACTTGATGAGAAAGGATTTATAGAAAGGGAAATCCCTGTGAAACTAGTAAAATTAGCTAATGGTAAACAAATTTGCGTTACAACAGTATTTGATTTATTATTAGCCAATTTAGGTATTAAAAGAGGAGATCTGAAAGGGTATCCAACTAGTTATGACGATGATAAGCCTTATACTCCTGCTTGGCAAGAGAAAATAACGGGAGTCCCAAGGGATCTAGTAATACAAGTAGCTAGAGAATTCGCCAAGAATGCGGAAGATACTAACGGTAAATCCATGATATTAGTTGGAGCTGGCGTTAATCACTGGTTTAACAGTGACCTAATCTATAGGGCTATAATAACTATTTTAATGCTAATAGGTGCGATTGGAGTTAATGGCGGGGGATGGGCACATTATGTTGGTCAAGAAAAAGTTAGACCTTTTGAGGGGTGGCAAACAATTGCTTTTGCAAGAGATTGGATGCCTGCTACAAGATTTCAAAACACTACTACTTGGATATACATTCATTCTGATCAATGGAAATATGGTAGCTTAACGTTAGATAAATTAACTCCTAATAACACATTGTATAAACATCCAGCAGATTACATAGTGTTAGCAGTAAAAAGAGGTTGGACGCCATTCTATCCACAGTTTGATAAAAATCCTCTAAATCTCTCTCCAGAAAATGTTATCGATAAGATTTCATCCGGTGAAGTGGGGTTTGCAATAACTGACCCAGATAATCCAATTAATTTCCCGAGAATACTTTTCATTTGGAGAGCGAATTTACTGTTTTCTAGTGGAAAAGGAAGCGAATACATTCTAAAGCACTTATTAGGTACTCATAACAGTGTGAGTAATACTGAAGATGCTAAAGATAAGATGACTGAAATTACTTGGAGAGAACCTACACCAATAGGAAAGCTTGACCTAATAGTCGATCTTAACTTTAGAATGGATAGTAGTGCGTTATATTCAGATATCGTGCTTCCAGCTGCAACATGGTATGAAAAATATGATATAAGTTCTACTGATATGCATACTTTTGTTCATCCATTTCAACCAGCTATAGATCCTCCTTGGGAAGCTAGAAATGATTGGGATATTTTCGTAAATTTAGCTAAGAAATTCTCAGAGATGGCATCGAGATATCTTAATGGAAAGCATAAGGATGTCGTCTATTTACCTTTATTCCACGATACGCCAGATGAAATCTCACAATCTTTAATTGAGGAGGAATTAGATCCTCCTTATATTTCAGCTCATCTTGCAAGTAAGATAATCCCAAAGAGGAACTTTGGGAATCTTATAGTCATTGAAAGAGATTATACTAAAGTTTACGAGATGATGATTTCGTTGGGGCCTCTGATAAGAGATAAGGAATTACTTTATGTCGGCATACCCGTTAATTATCGTAAGGAATACGAAGAATTGAAAGAAGAATTAGGAGAGATAGATGATAGACCAGATATTAAGGAAGCTAAGAAAGTGGCTGAAGTAATACTTAGATTAAGCGGGGCTACTAACGGTGAGGTTTCAGTTAAAGAATATAAACAACTTGAAGTGAAAACGGGTCTTAACTTTAGCGATCTGTATGAAGGAATATCCGAAATAAAGATTAAGTTTGACGATATAATAGCTTCACCTAAAAGAGTTATAGACTCACCTATCGAGTCCGGAATAGTGAAAGGAGAAAGGACTTATAATCCGTTCACGTTTAATATAGAGTATGAAGTACCTTGGAGGACATTATCTGGAAGGCAACATTTTTACTTAGATCATCCGATTATAAGGGAATTAGGAGAACAGCTACCAATCTATGCACCACCTTTAGAGTATAACAAAGTAATTAAAGATAAGGATACCCTAGTTCTGAGGTATCTAACTCCACATGGAAAATGGCAAATTCATAGTACTTTTATGGATAATTTAAGAATGTTAACACTATTCAGAGGTGGTCCAGTTATTTGGTTAAATGAAGAAGACGCAAGAAGCGTGGGGATAAAAGATAATGAGTGGGTTGAAGTGTTTAACGAAAATGGAGTGACTGTAGTTAGAGCAGTAGTTAGTAATAGAATACCCAGAGGTACAGCAATAATGTATCATGCTCAAGAACGTACAGTCTA
- the cas6 gene encoding CRISPR-associated endoribonuclease Cas6 yields MIFTFTFEVKPDRDAIIPPFTSKLSRSIFLDFSPTYSKFIEAEEPYKPFRITVLKDGSTPIYSKGNGMVTLTGGKIYNFSVTTTLQKVVEEVVRTTSIDKEIFNAKFHVELDNMEMKEELGLEDSRLYKVFFNTPTLLQPPRPKFKRKENRFILFPYVPSFFYSLSSHWNKFMNEKIVGVTGSKTLYYFREVDYNIRPVTTYYGKTPTRGFTGWVLFELKAKRNSKIRENIRKLLDYANYFGVGKSRSIGFGEVKVLKIE; encoded by the coding sequence GTGATATTCACTTTTACTTTCGAAGTTAAGCCTGATAGGGACGCTATAATCCCTCCTTTTACTTCAAAACTTAGTAGATCTATTTTCCTCGACTTTTCTCCTACTTATTCGAAGTTTATAGAAGCGGAAGAACCTTATAAGCCCTTTAGGATTACGGTCTTAAAGGACGGAAGTACTCCGATTTACTCCAAGGGAAACGGCATGGTGACTTTGACCGGAGGGAAGATATATAATTTTAGCGTTACCACTACATTACAAAAGGTTGTTGAAGAAGTAGTTAGGACTACTAGTATAGATAAGGAAATATTTAACGCAAAATTTCACGTTGAACTTGATAATATGGAGATGAAGGAGGAGTTGGGACTGGAGGATTCGAGGCTTTACAAGGTTTTCTTTAATACTCCTACTTTGCTCCAGCCTCCTAGGCCTAAGTTTAAGAGGAAGGAAAATAGGTTCATCCTCTTCCCTTACGTTCCTTCCTTTTTCTACTCCTTGTCGTCTCACTGGAATAAGTTCATGAATGAAAAAATAGTAGGAGTCACGGGAAGTAAGACTCTTTACTATTTCAGGGAAGTGGATTACAACATTCGCCCTGTTACTACGTATTACGGTAAAACTCCTACGAGAGGTTTCACGGGTTGGGTTCTATTCGAGCTTAAGGCTAAGAGGAACAGTAAGATAAGGGAGAACATTAGGAAACTTCTGGATTATGCTAACTATTTCGGAGTAGGTAAGAGTAGGAGTATCGGTTTTGGAGAAGTTAAAGTGTTGAAGATAGAATAA
- a CDS encoding C2H2-type zinc finger protein, whose translation MVKRIVLKCEVCGETFNSNSLYYQHKVLQHSEYKPIVKEDGYECPVCHEKRRRAASMLTHIGLQHITNKPIRVELQ comes from the coding sequence ATGGTTAAACGTATAGTTTTAAAATGTGAAGTATGCGGAGAAACATTCAATTCCAATTCCCTTTACTATCAGCACAAGGTACTTCAGCACTCTGAGTATAAGCCAATAGTAAAGGAAGATGGATATGAATGCCCAGTTTGCCATGAAAAAAGGAGAAGAGCTGCTAGCATGCTCACACATATTGGATTACAACATATAACTAATAAGCCAATAAGGGTTGAACTACAATAA
- a CDS encoding MFS transporter, with translation MAYVKGNKRIGLLSATIAFFAGFAAVALYGITVHKLAFILHLSVMEVGWLVAIPLVTGAFLRIPFSALVDTWGGKRVILLQLFISIIGVTGIILTLQNIASLSSSLAYKLLLSFGALAGTGISIFSSGTTYVSYWYPKREQGTALGIYAGFGNTAPGIFTAIIPYALITLGLIGAYLGWWLFLIVVTIIFLFVSSDNYYQQLLKKGYSDTEAKRISQELGQEIFPTSAKETLKNAARLWQVWLLVILYFISFGGFEALTEWLPTYWTEFIGVTITEAGILTGIVYSLLTALFRVPGGFWSDRYGGEKIAIISYGILTFGSLIMIFSRYLILSTIGEIVMAIGMGIANAAVFKLLPKYAKNAVGGASGLVGGLGSAGGLFIPPALAYVVTIFGKIGFALGFIVYTIFGIISIGFSIFLFYKYGKYKHEISPELKKENIGKS, from the coding sequence ATGGCTTACGTAAAAGGTAACAAAAGGATAGGACTTCTCTCTGCTACAATTGCTTTTTTTGCAGGTTTTGCCGCTGTAGCCTTATATGGTATTACGGTTCATAAGTTAGCATTCATTCTACATTTAAGCGTTATGGAAGTAGGTTGGCTGGTAGCGATTCCATTAGTAACTGGAGCTTTTCTTAGAATACCTTTTTCAGCTTTAGTAGACACATGGGGAGGTAAAAGAGTAATATTGTTACAACTGTTTATTTCAATTATAGGAGTAACAGGAATAATTTTGACATTACAAAATATTGCATCTTTATCGAGTTCTTTGGCTTATAAATTATTGTTATCATTTGGCGCATTAGCTGGGACAGGTATTTCAATATTTTCTTCTGGAACAACTTATGTATCTTACTGGTATCCTAAACGTGAGCAAGGAACTGCTTTAGGAATTTATGCAGGTTTCGGGAATACTGCGCCAGGCATTTTTACCGCGATTATACCTTATGCTTTAATAACTCTCGGCCTAATAGGTGCGTATTTAGGCTGGTGGCTGTTCTTAATAGTAGTAACTATAATATTCCTTTTTGTAAGTAGTGATAACTATTATCAACAACTGCTTAAGAAGGGTTATTCGGATACTGAGGCTAAACGTATTTCTCAAGAACTTGGGCAAGAAATCTTTCCTACTAGTGCAAAAGAAACATTAAAGAATGCGGCAAGATTATGGCAGGTTTGGTTATTAGTAATATTATATTTTATTAGTTTTGGTGGATTTGAGGCTTTAACTGAGTGGCTTCCTACATATTGGACTGAATTCATAGGTGTCACTATAACTGAAGCTGGAATACTAACTGGAATAGTTTATTCATTACTAACAGCATTGTTTAGAGTTCCAGGGGGATTTTGGTCAGATAGATATGGTGGTGAAAAAATAGCTATTATTTCGTATGGAATTCTTACATTTGGAAGTCTGATAATGATATTCTCTCGATATCTAATTTTAAGTACTATAGGAGAAATAGTTATGGCTATTGGTATGGGAATTGCTAATGCTGCAGTCTTTAAATTACTACCTAAATATGCAAAAAATGCTGTTGGTGGAGCATCTGGTTTAGTAGGGGGTTTAGGCTCTGCTGGAGGCTTATTTATTCCACCTGCGTTAGCTTATGTTGTGACAATTTTCGGGAAAATTGGTTTTGCACTTGGATTTATTGTATATACTATATTTGGTATAATTTCTATCGGATTCTCAATATTCCTATTTTATAAATATGGCAAATATAAGCATGAAATATCGCCAGAACTAAAGAAAGAAAATATAGGAAAAAGCTAG
- the cas4a gene encoding type I-A CRISPR-associated protein Cas4/Csa1 has protein sequence MFFTSSDILLLSRRIKKSPRTVDEELRGWNWNEPPIYSQHFSQTSVSELIYCSTLRNLYLRQKGYKIGEESSLIKKGRAIHDTYSTAINTIKRLLYSSPQIDGNKLKTLMTDEFYSFLKKYEDQADYVKTLWDYITNIYSAELDRVRSKFFNLTEDSLVSSVVPFCVEYPVDGSLVGLSSSLRIDAFVPFIPLIAEMKTGKYKYSHELQLAGYALAFESQYEIPIDFGYLCYVNVDDKEVKSNCKLIPISNSLRSEFLDKRDKALEIMDNVIDPGIANDCEKECPYYKVCHPS, from the coding sequence GTGTTCTTTACTTCATCGGATATCCTCCTGTTATCTAGGAGGATAAAGAAGAGTCCTAGGACTGTAGACGAGGAGCTTAGGGGATGGAATTGGAACGAACCGCCGATATATTCGCAACACTTTTCTCAGACTTCAGTCTCGGAGTTAATTTACTGCAGTACTTTGAGGAACTTGTACTTGAGGCAAAAGGGCTATAAGATAGGAGAGGAAAGCAGTTTAATCAAGAAAGGCCGAGCTATTCATGACACTTATTCGACTGCAATAAACACTATAAAGAGGTTGTTGTATTCATCTCCCCAAATTGACGGTAACAAATTGAAGACCTTGATGACTGACGAGTTTTACAGTTTTCTAAAGAAATATGAAGACCAAGCAGACTACGTTAAAACTCTTTGGGATTACATAACTAACATTTACTCCGCCGAATTAGATAGAGTGAGGAGTAAGTTTTTCAATCTTACTGAAGATTCTCTAGTATCTTCAGTCGTCCCATTTTGCGTTGAGTACCCAGTAGATGGAAGCCTTGTTGGGCTGAGTAGTTCTTTGAGAATAGACGCCTTCGTTCCCTTTATCCCTTTAATAGCAGAAATGAAGACCGGGAAATATAAATACTCCCACGAGTTACAGCTTGCTGGCTATGCTTTAGCCTTTGAAAGTCAATACGAAATCCCTATTGACTTCGGTTATTTATGTTACGTTAACGTGGACGATAAGGAAGTTAAAAGCAATTGTAAGCTTATCCCAATCTCTAACTCCCTGAGGAGCGAATTTTTAGATAAGAGGGACAAGGCTTTGGAAATAATGGACAACGTAATTGACCCTGGGATTGCTAACGATTGTGAAAAGGAATGCCCCTATTATAAAGTCTGCCATCCTAGCTGA